One Candidatus Planktophila limnetica DNA segment encodes these proteins:
- the truA gene encoding tRNA pseudouridine(38-40) synthase TruA has protein sequence MTEPTLYPESGFRRLRIDLAYDGTNFAGWAKQPDQRTVQECLEESLGKISQISPETIVAGRTDAGVHATGQVIHVDLPENLSLDDLVYKLNRLLDQDIRVHKISLAPEAFHARFSALRRKYRYKILDDNRVLDPLARLDVATWYRALDVDVMNKTSQLLLGKHDFAAFCKFREGATTVRTLEKYEWMRNADGFLVADIVADAFCYSMVRNLVGAVVCVADGRFDPQWIQGVLNNKERVSDSLVFPARGLTLYQVDYPNDEDLLERAKESIARCNEENN, from the coding sequence ATGACTGAACCCACTCTCTATCCCGAGAGTGGGTTTCGTCGTTTACGGATAGATCTGGCTTATGACGGAACTAATTTCGCAGGGTGGGCAAAACAACCAGATCAACGCACAGTTCAAGAGTGCCTTGAAGAATCCCTTGGAAAAATTTCACAAATTAGCCCAGAAACAATTGTTGCCGGCCGCACTGATGCAGGAGTACACGCCACAGGACAAGTAATTCACGTGGATCTTCCGGAAAACCTTTCACTCGATGATTTGGTTTATAAACTCAATCGGCTCTTAGACCAAGATATTCGTGTCCACAAAATTAGTCTTGCGCCAGAAGCATTTCATGCACGCTTTTCAGCGCTTCGTCGTAAATACAGATACAAAATTCTCGATGACAATCGAGTGCTAGATCCTCTTGCTCGACTAGATGTTGCAACGTGGTATCGAGCATTAGATGTTGATGTAATGAATAAAACTAGTCAGCTCTTGCTGGGCAAACACGACTTTGCTGCCTTTTGTAAGTTTCGAGAGGGCGCAACCACGGTTCGCACATTAGAAAAATATGAGTGGATGCGTAACGCTGATGGCTTTCTTGTTGCAGATATTGTGGCCGACGCGTTCTGCTATTCAATGGTGCGAAATCTTGTTGGCGCTGTTGTTTGTGTTGCAGATGGACGATTTGATCCGCAATGGATTCAAGGAGTTCTCAATAACAAAGAGCGCGTCTCTGATTCTTTAGTTTTTCCTGCTCGAGGTCTAACGCTGTATCAAGTGGATTACCCAAATGATGAAGATCTCTTAGAGCGAGCCAAAGAATCCATCGCTCGTTGCAATGAAGAGAATAATTAA
- a CDS encoding ABC-F family ATP-binding cassette domain-containing protein: MGHIDVSGVEFALSDGRVLLNDVSFRVGDGAKVALIGANGSGKTTLLKMISGDLLPDDGSVAITGGLGVMRQFIGSVRDESTVRDLLISVAPPRIRDAAALVKKTEELMNSRNTEKDQMNYAQAIIDWGDAGGYDSEVIWDLCCTEALGKSFDSVADRQVNTLSGGEQKKLVLRALLEGPDEVLLLDEPDNYLDVPSKRWLEEVISSTKKTVLFVSHDRELLERTATRIVTLEQGISGNTTWVHGGKFSTWHDARKARNARFAEILLRWEEEHQRLKDLVRTLQVQAANSPDMASKYRAMQTRLRKFEEVGPPEAPPIEQDVRVGLRGGRTGLRALTFENLAIENLTEPFNFEVFFGDRIAVLGKNGTGKSHFLRLISGDSNVKYTGNFKVGARVEIGYFAQTHAHPEFESKTLLEILWQTYSLQLGPAKSVLRKYEIHDQAEQKFSSLSGGQQARFQVLLLELSGSTLLLLDEPTDNLDLASAESLERALDEYEGSVISVTHDRWFTRGFTRFLVFGANGAVYESPEPVFEH, encoded by the coding sequence ATGGGACATATTGATGTCAGCGGAGTTGAATTCGCTTTATCTGATGGACGAGTACTTCTTAATGATGTTTCATTTAGAGTTGGAGATGGAGCCAAAGTCGCATTAATCGGTGCAAATGGTTCTGGTAAAACAACTTTGCTAAAAATGATTTCAGGTGACCTGCTTCCAGATGATGGAAGCGTTGCAATTACTGGTGGTCTAGGTGTTATGCGCCAGTTCATTGGTTCTGTGAGAGATGAATCAACGGTTCGCGATCTTCTAATCTCCGTTGCGCCACCAAGGATTAGAGATGCAGCAGCTCTTGTTAAAAAAACTGAAGAGTTAATGAATTCGCGCAACACTGAAAAAGACCAGATGAATTACGCCCAAGCAATAATTGATTGGGGCGATGCTGGCGGATATGACAGCGAAGTTATTTGGGATTTATGTTGCACAGAAGCACTTGGTAAATCTTTTGATTCAGTCGCTGATCGTCAGGTAAATACTCTTTCTGGTGGCGAACAGAAAAAATTAGTTTTACGAGCACTCCTTGAAGGACCAGATGAGGTGCTGCTCCTGGATGAACCAGATAACTATTTAGATGTTCCCTCCAAGCGATGGCTTGAAGAAGTTATTTCATCAACAAAGAAGACAGTTTTGTTTGTGAGCCACGATCGAGAACTTCTTGAACGTACTGCTACTCGAATCGTTACTCTCGAACAAGGTATTAGTGGAAACACAACGTGGGTGCATGGCGGAAAATTCTCAACCTGGCACGATGCACGCAAAGCACGTAATGCACGTTTTGCTGAAATATTGCTGCGATGGGAAGAAGAACACCAACGACTAAAAGACCTTGTTCGCACACTGCAAGTTCAAGCTGCAAATAGCCCAGACATGGCATCAAAGTATCGAGCAATGCAGACTCGTTTGCGCAAGTTTGAAGAGGTGGGACCACCGGAGGCACCACCTATCGAGCAAGATGTCAGAGTTGGCTTACGTGGTGGTCGTACCGGATTACGTGCACTTACTTTTGAAAATCTTGCAATTGAAAACCTTACAGAGCCATTTAATTTCGAAGTATTTTTTGGTGATCGCATTGCAGTACTAGGCAAAAATGGCACTGGTAAATCACATTTCTTGCGACTAATTTCTGGAGATAGCAACGTGAAATACACCGGAAATTTTAAGGTAGGCGCTCGTGTGGAAATTGGTTATTTTGCCCAGACACATGCCCACCCAGAGTTTGAAAGTAAGACTCTTCTTGAAATTTTGTGGCAGACATATTCATTGCAATTAGGGCCTGCAAAAAGCGTTTTACGAAAGTATGAAATACATGATCAAGCAGAGCAAAAATTTTCATCACTCTCTGGTGGACAGCAAGCACGTTTTCAAGTCTTACTACTTGAGCTCTCGGGTTCAACTTTGTTGTTATTAGATGAGCCCACAGATAACTTAGATTTAGCCAGCGCTGAAAGTTTGGAACGAGCACTAGATGAATATGAAGGAAGTGTTATTTCAGTAACGCATGATCGATGGTTCACCCGAGGATTCACTCGCTTCTTAGTTTTTGGAGCCAATGGCGCTGTTTATGAGAGCCCAGAGCCTGTTTTTGAGCATTGA
- the rplM gene encoding 50S ribosomal protein L13, with product MRTYSPKAGDAVRNWHIIDAQDVVLGRLASHAAVLLRGKHKATFAPHMDMGDFVVVINAEKIVLTGQKVKQKYSHMHSGFPGGLTSTVYGELIEKHPTRAVEKAIKGMLPKNRLGRAMSAKLKVYAGAEHPHAAQAPKPYVFTQVSQIIK from the coding sequence ATGCGTACATATAGTCCAAAGGCTGGCGATGCAGTGCGTAATTGGCACATCATCGACGCACAAGATGTCGTTTTGGGACGTCTTGCAAGTCATGCTGCAGTTCTTCTTCGCGGTAAGCACAAAGCAACATTCGCGCCACACATGGACATGGGCGATTTCGTAGTTGTCATCAATGCCGAAAAAATTGTGCTCACTGGTCAAAAAGTTAAGCAAAAGTATTCACATATGCACTCTGGTTTCCCAGGTGGTTTAACATCAACTGTTTACGGCGAATTGATTGAAAAACACCCAACTCGCGCTGTTGAAAAAGCGATCAAGGGAATGTTGCCAAAGAATCGTCTTGGTCGTGCAATGTCAGCAAAGCTCAAGGTTTATGCAGGTGCTGAGCACCCACATGCAGCACAAGCACCAAAGCCATACGTATTCACCCAAGTTTCACAAATCATCAAGTAA
- the rpsI gene encoding 30S ribosomal protein S9 produces MSENTFVDEVDENEIPTSYTSATPAPATNRPALTGPGGGVGRRKEAVARVRLVPGTGRWVVNGKTLENYFPNKVHQQSVSEPFRTVGAEGAYDVFARINGGGVSGQAGALRLGVARSLNEIDAEAHRPALKKAGFLSRDARVIERKKYGLKKARKRSQYSKR; encoded by the coding sequence ATGTCTGAAAATACATTCGTTGACGAAGTTGATGAGAACGAGATTCCAACTTCGTACACATCAGCAACACCTGCTCCAGCGACAAACCGTCCTGCACTAACAGGACCTGGCGGCGGAGTCGGTCGTCGTAAGGAAGCTGTTGCACGCGTTCGCCTAGTTCCAGGAACAGGCCGCTGGGTTGTTAACGGAAAGACACTTGAGAATTACTTCCCAAATAAAGTTCACCAACAATCAGTTTCAGAACCATTTCGCACAGTAGGTGCTGAAGGCGCATATGATGTTTTTGCTCGCATCAATGGTGGTGGAGTTTCAGGTCAAGCTGGTGCACTACGTCTAGGCGTTGCACGCTCCCTTAATGAAATTGATGCAGAAGCACACCGTCCAGCACTTAAGAAAGCTGGATTCCTTTCACGCGATGCACGTGTGATTGAACGTAAGAAGTACGGTCTTAAGAAAGCACGTAAGCGTTCTCAATACAGCAAGCGCTAA
- the glmM gene encoding phosphoglucosamine mutase, whose product MALFGTDGIRGLANVDLTAELALDVAVAAAHILVESLGDKSKRPHAIVGQDSRASGEFLEAAVVAGLTSAGVDVYRVGVLPTPAIAFLVAESGADLGVMISASHNPAPDNGIKLFARGGEKLPDSLEAAIEARMGEPWQRPTGAHVGRVIEDASAREKYIAHLLNSLDVSLAGIKVVVDCANGAASFVAPMALEKAGATVIAIANKPDGLNINDGVGSTHLDFLRDAVLKNKADIGIAHDGDADRCLAIDAAGNVIDGDFILAILAQGFKSRGKLNEATVVATVMSNLGFLIAMKDAGINVVKTAVGDRYVLENMLENKYTLGGEQSGHIIMREFAGTGDGLLTALQLIAEMARSKKSLQELSKIMNRFPQVLINVSGVAKEKLDSSTAIKAAVAKYEAELGDAGRILLRASGTESLVRVMVEAQSDNIAKEIAEKLAAVVKEELR is encoded by the coding sequence GTGGCCCTATTCGGCACTGATGGAATTCGTGGCTTAGCAAATGTTGATCTCACGGCTGAATTAGCACTAGATGTTGCTGTTGCTGCCGCCCATATTTTGGTTGAATCCTTAGGCGATAAAAGTAAACGTCCACACGCAATTGTTGGGCAAGACTCTCGTGCATCTGGTGAATTCCTTGAAGCAGCAGTTGTTGCAGGTTTAACTAGTGCTGGCGTTGATGTTTATCGCGTGGGCGTATTACCGACTCCTGCAATTGCATTTTTGGTTGCAGAAAGTGGCGCAGATCTAGGCGTCATGATTTCAGCATCACATAATCCTGCTCCAGATAATGGAATTAAATTATTTGCTCGCGGCGGAGAAAAACTCCCAGATTCACTAGAAGCTGCAATCGAAGCGCGAATGGGTGAACCGTGGCAACGTCCAACAGGTGCCCACGTTGGTCGCGTAATTGAAGATGCCAGCGCTCGCGAAAAATACATTGCGCACTTACTCAATAGCCTTGATGTCTCACTAGCAGGAATAAAGGTTGTCGTTGATTGCGCCAATGGCGCAGCCTCATTTGTGGCACCTATGGCGCTAGAAAAAGCGGGGGCAACAGTTATTGCTATCGCCAACAAACCAGATGGTCTCAATATCAACGATGGTGTTGGTTCGACTCACTTAGATTTTCTGCGAGATGCGGTACTCAAGAACAAAGCTGATATCGGAATTGCCCACGATGGCGATGCTGATCGTTGTCTTGCCATCGATGCTGCTGGAAATGTAATTGATGGCGATTTCATTTTGGCGATCTTGGCGCAAGGGTTTAAATCTCGTGGAAAGCTCAATGAAGCAACTGTTGTGGCAACCGTTATGAGCAATCTTGGTTTTCTTATCGCGATGAAAGATGCCGGAATAAATGTTGTGAAAACTGCAGTGGGTGATCGTTACGTACTAGAAAACATGCTGGAAAATAAATACACATTAGGTGGCGAACAATCTGGCCACATTATTATGCGCGAATTCGCCGGCACGGGGGACGGACTTCTCACCGCGCTCCAACTAATTGCAGAGATGGCTCGTTCGAAGAAATCTCTTCAAGAGCTCTCAAAAATTATGAATCGATTCCCACAAGTGTTAATAAATGTTTCGGGAGTTGCAAAAGAAAAACTTGATTCATCGACAGCAATAAAAGCAGCAGTTGCCAAGTATGAAGCAGAACTAGGTGATGCCGGGCGAATTCTTTTGCGCGCATCTGGTACAGAATCACTTGTTCGAGTCATGGTTGAAGCTCAAAGTGATAATATCGCCAAAGAAATTGCAGAAAAACTTGCCGCAGTTGTTAAAGAAGAATTGAGGTAG
- the glmS gene encoding glutamine--fructose-6-phosphate transaminase (isomerizing) — protein sequence MCGIVGYTGPHNAITPLIEGLRRLEYRGYDSAGIALGTPNKLFIEKRAGKLNNLEQSLSSIPTARSGIGHTRWATHGGPTDSNAHPHVDNDGKLAVIHNGIIENYAELKAVLESKGHTFSSDTDTESVAHLLSDLRKKHGGDLSAAMREAVKSLRGSFTLVAIHADTPDVIVGVRRNSPLVVGLGKNENFMASDVAAFIEHTKRAIELGQDQVVTLTPTTVSITDLDGKTVTPKEYEITWDASAAQKGGFAHFMLKEIFEQPKAVADTLIARLSDNKQIVLDEIALTAAEIKSLEKIVVIACGTAYHAGMIAKYAIEKWAKISVEVEIASEYRYRDPIINKNTLVIAISQSGETMDTLMALRHAKAAGARILAICNTNSSTIPRESDAVIYTHAGPEIAVASTKALLTQIVAVYLIGLHLAQVRSQLTDDQVADLYNEMLELPGKIEQILETVEPLRALTRKFADANTILFLGRNIGYPVALEGALKLKELAYIHAEGFAGGELKHGPIALIDSVSATPVIAILPAGHEHSLDEKMASNIQEVKARGARVIVIAEEGANVVGAEYVIRIPVTNPLFQPILATVPLQVFAYEIAVARGSDVDQPRNLAKSVTVE from the coding sequence GTGTGCGGAATTGTGGGTTACACAGGGCCACACAATGCAATCACGCCCTTAATCGAAGGATTACGTCGCCTGGAATATCGCGGCTATGACTCTGCCGGTATTGCACTGGGCACACCGAATAAGTTATTCATTGAAAAACGTGCAGGCAAACTAAATAATTTGGAACAATCACTTTCATCAATTCCAACCGCACGTTCAGGAATTGGCCATACGCGCTGGGCAACCCACGGTGGCCCAACAGATAGCAACGCGCATCCTCATGTTGATAACGATGGAAAATTAGCAGTCATTCACAATGGAATTATCGAAAATTATGCTGAACTAAAAGCAGTGCTTGAAAGCAAGGGCCACACTTTTTCTTCAGATACTGACACCGAATCTGTGGCTCACCTGCTCAGTGATTTAAGAAAAAAACATGGTGGAGATTTATCTGCTGCAATGCGTGAGGCAGTTAAGTCTTTACGTGGATCATTTACATTAGTTGCAATTCATGCCGATACTCCAGATGTGATTGTTGGAGTCCGTCGAAACTCACCACTGGTTGTGGGCTTAGGCAAGAATGAAAACTTTATGGCATCCGATGTTGCAGCCTTCATTGAGCACACAAAGCGTGCAATCGAATTGGGACAAGATCAGGTTGTGACTCTGACACCCACAACGGTTTCAATCACAGATTTAGATGGCAAAACCGTTACCCCAAAAGAGTATGAAATAACGTGGGATGCGAGTGCGGCGCAAAAAGGTGGATTCGCGCACTTTATGCTTAAAGAAATCTTTGAACAACCTAAAGCTGTAGCAGATACCTTGATTGCGCGGCTTAGTGATAATAAGCAGATAGTGCTCGATGAGATTGCCTTAACTGCTGCAGAGATTAAGTCACTAGAAAAAATTGTTGTTATTGCCTGCGGTACTGCCTATCACGCAGGAATGATTGCAAAGTATGCGATTGAAAAATGGGCAAAAATTTCAGTAGAAGTTGAAATCGCCAGTGAGTATCGCTACAGAGATCCAATAATTAATAAGAACACACTGGTCATCGCCATCTCGCAATCTGGTGAAACGATGGATACGTTGATGGCGCTTCGCCATGCAAAGGCTGCAGGTGCTCGAATTCTTGCAATCTGTAATACAAATAGTTCAACAATTCCACGTGAGTCAGATGCTGTGATTTATACCCACGCTGGCCCAGAAATTGCAGTTGCCTCAACAAAGGCTCTGCTGACTCAAATTGTGGCTGTGTATCTCATTGGCTTGCACTTGGCTCAAGTTCGATCACAACTTACTGATGATCAAGTTGCCGATCTTTACAATGAAATGCTTGAGCTACCAGGAAAGATTGAGCAGATCCTTGAAACTGTCGAACCGCTACGTGCGCTTACAAGAAAATTTGCTGATGCAAACACCATTTTATTTCTCGGCAGAAACATCGGTTATCCAGTTGCGCTAGAAGGTGCGCTGAAGTTAAAAGAGCTGGCATACATTCACGCAGAAGGTTTTGCAGGTGGTGAACTCAAGCATGGGCCTATTGCATTGATTGATTCAGTTTCGGCCACTCCAGTCATTGCGATTTTGCCTGCAGGCCATGAACACTCACTCGATGAAAAAATGGCGAGCAATATTCAAGAGGTCAAAGCGCGTGGTGCAAGAGTTATTGTGATTGCAGAAGAAGGTGCCAATGTTGTCGGTGCCGAATATGTCATTCGTATCCCTGTGACAAATCCGCTCTTTCAACCAATTCTTGCAACTGTGCCACTACAAGTCTTTGCTTATGAAATCGCAGTTGCTCGCGGAAGCGATGTAGATCAGCCACGCAATCTGGCTAAATCTGTAACGGTGGAATAA
- a CDS encoding phosphatase PAP2 family protein, with translation MFRAVKWSTLFFVGFIVVTQQVITNGPLIALDARIANAKRVDFPTWIDFILMRIDDLGLRGLTASALMIAAIYIARRFKTWRPLNLAILSIIALNLIVGLAKLLIGRTKPQLNVDLIYAGGLSYPSGHASNAILSWGVLAYLIYRYAHVDRYRGRLASAGVALISLSVCVVSLIRNTHWLSDLVGGLFIGAALLVMVIAIDRFVKSNSQLS, from the coding sequence ATGTTTCGTGCAGTGAAGTGGTCAACCCTATTTTTTGTCGGATTTATCGTTGTCACCCAACAGGTAATAACAAATGGTCCACTGATTGCTTTAGATGCACGAATTGCAAACGCAAAGAGAGTCGATTTCCCAACGTGGATAGATTTTATCCTGATGCGAATCGATGATCTAGGACTGCGTGGCTTAACGGCTAGCGCGCTTATGATTGCCGCAATTTATATTGCACGACGTTTTAAAACATGGAGACCACTTAATTTGGCGATACTTTCAATCATTGCGCTTAACTTAATTGTTGGACTTGCTAAGTTATTAATTGGTAGAACAAAACCTCAACTCAATGTCGATCTAATTTATGCAGGTGGCCTTTCATATCCAAGCGGTCATGCTTCTAATGCGATTCTTTCGTGGGGAGTACTTGCTTATTTAATTTATAGATATGCCCACGTGGATCGTTATCGTGGGCGTCTTGCTAGCGCTGGAGTAGCACTCATTTCACTGAGCGTATGTGTGGTTTCCCTCATTAGAAATACTCACTGGCTCTCAGACTTAGTCGGTGGATTATTTATTGGCGCAGCCTTACTCGTTATGGTCATCGCAATCGATCGCTTTGTAAAATCTAATAGCCAACTCTCGTAG
- a CDS encoding holo-ACP synthase: MIEGVGIDVVNIDRFKESLERTPGLSEKLFTESERTKNVQSLAARFAAKEALAKALSVGHGLQWHEAEVINLENGKPEFLFRGEIADLISGSRVHLSLSHDGGIASAIVVIEEKA, from the coding sequence ATGATTGAGGGCGTGGGAATCGATGTAGTAAACATCGATCGTTTCAAGGAATCCCTAGAGCGAACACCTGGATTAAGTGAGAAGTTATTTACCGAATCAGAGCGAACAAAAAACGTTCAATCTCTTGCTGCGCGTTTTGCAGCCAAAGAAGCACTTGCAAAAGCTCTCAGTGTTGGGCACGGATTACAGTGGCATGAAGCCGAAGTAATCAATCTAGAAAATGGCAAACCAGAGTTTTTATTCCGTGGTGAAATTGCAGATCTAATAAGTGGATCACGGGTGCATCTCTCGTTGTCACACGATGGAGGCATTGCCTCGGCAATAGTTGTTATTGAGGAAAAAGCATGA
- the alr gene encoding alanine racemase codes for MSDRAEFLIDLSALSTNIARLKKECGVDVLAVVKADAYGHGLIRVSHAALKAGASWLGVALLEEAITLRENGVEAPILAWLVSPGSDFDSAITHNIDIGVSSIKGLREISESAKRAGKKARIHIEVDTGMSRGGFLDEWKDLPTEDFSQVDVIGIFSHFARADEPGEQQNIDQIQRFQQMVQELGDIGINPPIKHLANSAATMKDSPSYFTMVRVGIAMYGLTPDLTHLGTSKDLGLRPVGQLRAKLHLVKSVPAHSPVGYGASAMTQSDTKLGVVAIGYADGIPRIAQGAGVFFKGKKAPIIGRVSMDQFVVDLGSDSTAQSGDWVIVFGDGSHGEYTADDWGRASSSINYEIVTRIGPRVPRIYQSHEY; via the coding sequence ATGAGTGATCGCGCAGAATTTCTCATAGATCTGAGTGCGCTCAGCACAAACATCGCACGGTTAAAAAAAGAGTGTGGCGTGGATGTGTTGGCCGTTGTAAAGGCAGATGCATACGGGCACGGTCTTATTCGCGTTTCACATGCTGCGCTCAAAGCAGGTGCATCGTGGTTAGGTGTTGCACTACTAGAAGAAGCAATCACTCTTCGAGAAAATGGCGTTGAAGCACCAATTCTTGCCTGGCTTGTTTCACCTGGTTCTGATTTTGATTCTGCAATCACCCACAATATTGATATTGGCGTTTCAAGTATTAAGGGATTACGCGAGATAAGTGAATCTGCAAAGAGAGCGGGCAAGAAAGCTCGCATCCATATCGAAGTAGATACTGGAATGAGTCGTGGGGGATTCTTAGATGAGTGGAAAGATTTACCCACAGAAGATTTTTCTCAGGTTGATGTAATAGGAATCTTTTCTCACTTTGCTCGGGCAGATGAACCAGGTGAGCAACAAAATATCGATCAAATTCAGCGCTTTCAGCAGATGGTGCAAGAGCTTGGCGATATTGGAATAAACCCACCAATAAAGCACTTAGCAAATTCGGCTGCAACGATGAAAGATTCACCTTCCTACTTCACAATGGTTCGAGTTGGAATTGCTATGTATGGGTTGACTCCAGATCTCACACATTTAGGAACAAGTAAAGATTTGGGATTGCGCCCGGTAGGACAATTGCGAGCAAAACTTCATCTTGTTAAAAGCGTTCCAGCGCATTCACCTGTTGGCTATGGTGCAAGTGCAATGACGCAATCAGATACAAAATTAGGCGTTGTTGCAATTGGATATGCCGACGGAATTCCTCGCATTGCACAAGGCGCGGGAGTTTTTTTCAAGGGTAAGAAAGCTCCAATAATTGGTCGAGTTTCCATGGATCAATTTGTTGTAGACCTGGGTTCTGATAGCACGGCGCAGTCAGGGGATTGGGTAATAGTTTTTGGTGATGGTTCTCATGGCGAATACACCGCAGATGATTGGGGACGCGCAAGTTCGAGCATAAATTATGAGATTGTCACCCGAATTGGGCCACGTGTGCCTAGAATCTACCAATCTCATGAGTACTAA
- a CDS encoding ABC transporter ATP-binding protein, translating into MSTNSQLLSIKDLSISFGGLKALNKVSIEINKNEIIGLIGPNGAGKTTLFNALSGLVEIDSGVLEINGTQHEWPKPYELIDLGISRTLQGVGLFPELTVLENVMIGGSNFARSGLISAALGLSAKDESKLKARAMTALERVYATGLANRRADTLDYPVTKRVALARALISEPKILLLDEPAGGLGPQDIEWMNSLIHNLSSQCSVILVEHHMDVVMSVCNRLYVLNFGQVIASGDVESVRRNPDVVAAYLGAHA; encoded by the coding sequence ATGAGTACTAATTCACAGTTATTAAGCATTAAAGACCTCTCGATATCTTTCGGAGGTCTCAAAGCGCTTAACAAAGTATCAATTGAGATCAATAAAAATGAAATCATCGGATTAATCGGTCCAAATGGTGCGGGTAAGACAACTTTATTTAATGCCCTCTCTGGACTGGTAGAAATTGATAGCGGTGTTCTAGAAATTAATGGAACACAGCACGAATGGCCAAAACCGTATGAATTAATTGATCTTGGAATATCTCGCACACTTCAAGGAGTTGGACTCTTTCCTGAGTTAACTGTTTTAGAAAATGTGATGATTGGAGGGTCTAACTTTGCCCGCAGTGGATTAATCTCGGCAGCCCTTGGATTAAGTGCAAAAGATGAATCGAAGTTAAAAGCGCGCGCAATGACAGCTCTCGAGCGTGTCTATGCAACGGGCTTAGCAAATCGCCGCGCAGACACACTCGATTATCCAGTGACCAAAAGAGTTGCTCTTGCACGAGCACTCATAAGCGAACCTAAAATTTTATTACTTGATGAACCTGCTGGCGGATTAGGTCCACAAGATATTGAGTGGATGAACTCATTGATTCATAATCTTTCATCTCAGTGCTCAGTAATTTTGGTAGAACATCACATGGATGTTGTTATGTCAGTGTGTAACCGACTCTATGTACTAAATTTCGGTCAAGTAATCGCATCGGGCGATGTTGAATCGGTTAGACGCAATCCAGATGTTGTTGCCGCATACCTTGGAGCGCACGCATGA
- a CDS encoding ABC transporter ATP-binding protein: MTLIVENLTIDHGAIRAINSVSFTVPTGNLAAVIGANGAGKTTLLRGLSGLKDIKSGRATWNGESIVGKRPENLARAGIMHVSDGKSVIAELTVKENLALTGLWRKDKKDVAAATEEVLSLFPILGERMSQSGGSLSGGERQMLAIGRALVARPQLLLLDEPSLGLAPLIIDQIFKTIRKFVTTMNLTVVLVEQNAMGALAIADEGVVLNLGSVVAVDRAENLLKDPAVRTAYLGY; the protein is encoded by the coding sequence ATGACTCTCATCGTAGAAAATCTCACAATTGATCACGGTGCTATACGTGCGATTAATTCAGTCTCATTTACTGTTCCGACAGGTAATTTGGCTGCGGTTATCGGTGCAAACGGTGCTGGAAAAACAACTCTGCTGCGCGGCCTATCTGGACTAAAAGATATTAAATCTGGACGAGCCACGTGGAATGGTGAATCAATTGTTGGTAAGCGCCCAGAGAATTTAGCCCGTGCAGGAATCATGCACGTTTCAGATGGTAAATCAGTTATCGCAGAGCTCACCGTTAAAGAAAATTTGGCATTAACTGGGCTTTGGCGCAAGGACAAAAAAGATGTTGCTGCGGCTACCGAGGAAGTTCTTTCACTTTTTCCAATTTTGGGTGAACGTATGTCTCAATCTGGTGGATCACTCTCTGGTGGGGAACGTCAGATGTTGGCAATCGGACGAGCCCTTGTTGCACGTCCTCAATTACTGCTTCTGGATGAACCTTCACTTGGTCTTGCACCACTGATTATTGATCAGATATTTAAGACCATTAGAAAATTTGTCACGACCATGAATCTCACAGTTGTTCTTGTAGAACAAAATGCAATGGGCGCACTTGCCATTGCCGATGAAGGAGTCGTCCTCAATCTAGGAAGTGTTGTTGCCGTTGATCGCGCAGAGAATTTACTTAAAGACCCAGCAGTGCGCACTGCTTACTTGGGGTATTAA